A stretch of the Candidatus Scalindua japonica genome encodes the following:
- a CDS encoding site-specific DNA-methyltransferase, which produces MAKKQKLELTWVGKDERVKLEPRVLIEESKKSYGDPNSENMLIFGDNLLSLKALEQDFARKIKCIYIDPPYNTGSAFEHYDDGVEHSLWLGLMRDRIEILWKLLRSDGAIWISIDDNEGHYLKVLCDEICGRKAFVSTVVWENFYGRSNAAAISPGHNYLLVYSPLGLDWRHKRNLLERDAKSSKNYKNPDNDPKGSWRLGPIFAAEERHAGLMYTVVTPSGREVSPPKGSHWRMIESDFWRMVKDGRISFGKKGNNIPAIKLYLNEVQSGLVPRTWWPHDEVGHTQEAKREVQALFPEVIPFDTPKPERILQRIIHISTNLGDLVLDSFAGSGTTGAVAHKMGRKWIMCELGEHCHTHIIPRMQKVIDGTDQGGISEAVNWKGGGSFKYYRLAESLLVKDKDLSTDKHPVYIINPKYDETLLIKSICKIENFRYRKDGRLHGISSEQRFLHVTTRLLTQAYMESLSEDIGKDQSLLIYCTRKSRNLKIPDNVEIKKIPRNLLEKCDFDEDKR; this is translated from the coding sequence ATGGCAAAGAAACAGAAATTAGAACTCACTTGGGTAGGTAAAGATGAGCGGGTAAAACTGGAACCCCGTGTACTGATAGAAGAGTCGAAAAAAAGCTACGGTGACCCGAATAGTGAAAACATGCTTATCTTTGGGGATAATCTACTTTCCTTAAAAGCATTGGAGCAGGATTTTGCAAGGAAGATAAAGTGTATATATATTGACCCTCCCTATAATACAGGCAGTGCTTTTGAACATTATGATGATGGGGTGGAACACTCTCTTTGGCTGGGACTCATGCGAGATAGAATTGAAATACTTTGGAAGTTATTGCGCTCTGATGGGGCCATCTGGATCAGCATTGACGACAATGAGGGGCATTATCTGAAGGTATTATGTGACGAAATCTGTGGGAGAAAGGCATTCGTTTCTACTGTTGTTTGGGAGAACTTCTATGGACGTAGCAATGCTGCTGCCATTTCACCTGGGCACAATTATCTACTTGTGTACTCGCCTCTTGGTTTGGACTGGCGGCACAAACGAAATTTGCTTGAAAGAGATGCGAAAAGCTCTAAGAACTATAAGAATCCGGATAACGATCCCAAGGGATCATGGCGTCTTGGTCCAATTTTTGCCGCTGAAGAACGACACGCTGGTCTTATGTATACCGTTGTTACACCATCCGGTCGAGAAGTCAGCCCTCCCAAAGGGAGCCATTGGCGCATGATTGAAAGTGATTTTTGGCGCATGGTTAAAGATGGTAGAATAAGCTTCGGGAAGAAAGGAAACAACATACCTGCAATCAAACTCTATCTTAATGAAGTTCAGAGTGGTCTTGTCCCCCGCACTTGGTGGCCACATGATGAAGTGGGGCATACGCAAGAGGCGAAAAGAGAGGTTCAAGCGCTATTTCCAGAGGTGATACCTTTTGACACACCAAAGCCTGAAAGAATTTTGCAGAGAATAATTCATATTTCCACAAATCTCGGCGACCTTGTTCTTGACTCTTTCGCAGGTTCCGGTACTACCGGAGCTGTAGCGCACAAAATGGGGCGCAAATGGATAATGTGCGAGTTGGGAGAACATTGCCATACCCATATTATCCCCAGAATGCAGAAAGTAATAGACGGCACAGACCAAGGCGGAATATCCGAAGCAGTCAACTGGAAAGGCGGCGGCAGTTTTAAATATTACCGTCTTGCGGAATCTTTGCTTGTAAAAGACAAAGACCTCTCCACGGACAAACATCCTGTATATATTATCAATCCAAAATATGACGAGACCTTACTTATAAAATCAATTTGCAAAATTGAAAATTTCCGTTATCGAAAAGATGGCCGTTTACACGGAATCAGCAGCGAACAGCGTTTTTTGCATGTAACAACCCGCCTGCTCACACAAGCTTATATGGAATCACTATCGGAAGATATTGGCAAAGACCAGTCATTGTTAATTTACTGCACCAGGAAATCCAGAAATCTTAAAATACCTGATAATGTTGAGATTAAAAAGATACCCAGGAACTTATTGGAAAAATGTGATTTTGATGAGGATAAAAGATGA
- a CDS encoding AAA family ATPase, whose translation MSKRIEKLTIKDFRGATTPLELDFDKSKPMVMIFGENGTGKSSIVDALDFICNQKYGSIEEKSSIKKKLHLPAIGKTKGDVSVTLKFNGKEWIAQHQGAEPETEPSGFPVANILRRSNILKLIDAPPSKRYETLSQFLSVPYIEKCENALRDAIRNQESEYSESTRSVTQAKEALEKLQQELNESNKSAEEWAKEVTEIKEDELKKIIKNAEEIQTLQEKYTTTKIALEKAKQVFAEQSEKEKLAVTELDKFQEKETSKEDLQKLLNTAKDYFTNNEQIDICPVCEKKISSGDILNRLIQRLSDMTGLTTLIGILGNAQKEKESANRLVKTREEDYKKCTSDLVLKIEATQKKGAVEDESKIDYDKLIFELTDTDTDTDTDTDTDTDTDNKPDVEKAKKELEKYGKYKAFLEEQKDRAGKKQHQKATVKSLLESIKEKEAKSKKDAAILERLKKFERIVPTVRKQYVDNILTAVSSEVERLYQTIHPEEGLGGIRLYLKANVRGSLEYDCVFQGSTGIPPQAFYSDAHLDTLGICTFLALAKYFNDDNTIIVLDDVVTSADEAHRERFLNILHDESDNFSHMVVTTHYRPWRDFYRIGGGPANKVQFIDLQLWTKQAGIRHSKSKLLIDELKTLKENITVDNRQNIASKAGILLEGILDQLALRYRLLVPRQPLQQFGLGILFDSLSKHRKHLKTIQHNDDGTKIELEIKPLIEKLENMSFIRNQVGSHWNISGSLLSDTQVKDFAEHTILLCETLTCSICGNLPNRNKSGSYWQCQCGKMQLYPLEMP comes from the coding sequence ATGTCAAAAAGGATTGAAAAGCTAACAATTAAAGACTTTCGTGGTGCAACTACACCCTTGGAACTTGATTTTGATAAATCCAAACCAATGGTAATGATTTTTGGTGAAAATGGAACAGGTAAATCATCAATTGTTGACGCATTAGACTTTATTTGTAATCAGAAATACGGAAGCATTGAAGAGAAGAGTTCTATAAAGAAAAAATTACACCTCCCGGCCATAGGTAAAACTAAAGGTGATGTCTCCGTTACTCTAAAATTTAATGGAAAAGAATGGATAGCCCAACATCAGGGAGCCGAACCAGAAACTGAACCTTCCGGCTTTCCGGTAGCTAATATTTTAAGACGCAGTAATATTTTAAAGTTGATAGATGCTCCACCAAGTAAGCGATATGAAACTCTTTCCCAATTTCTTTCAGTTCCATACATAGAAAAATGTGAAAATGCGTTACGAGATGCAATTCGTAATCAGGAGAGTGAATATAGCGAAAGCACACGCTCCGTAACACAAGCAAAGGAAGCACTGGAAAAATTACAACAGGAACTAAATGAAAGCAATAAATCAGCAGAAGAATGGGCTAAAGAAGTAACGGAAATAAAGGAAGACGAACTCAAAAAAATTATTAAAAATGCAGAAGAAATACAAACATTACAAGAAAAATATACAACTACAAAGATAGCATTAGAAAAAGCAAAACAAGTCTTTGCAGAACAATCTGAAAAAGAAAAACTTGCCGTTACAGAACTGGATAAATTCCAGGAAAAAGAGACTTCAAAAGAAGATTTACAAAAGCTTCTCAATACAGCAAAAGATTATTTCACTAATAACGAACAAATTGATATTTGCCCTGTTTGTGAAAAGAAAATTAGTAGTGGTGATATTTTAAATAGGCTAATACAAAGACTATCTGATATGACAGGTTTGACAACGCTTATAGGTATTTTAGGAAATGCACAAAAGGAAAAAGAGTCTGCTAACAGATTAGTAAAAACGAGAGAAGAGGATTATAAGAAATGTACTTCTGACTTAGTTCTAAAAATTGAAGCCACCCAAAAAAAAGGAGCTGTAGAAGACGAAAGTAAAATAGATTATGATAAATTAATTTTTGAATTGACTGATACTGATACTGATACTGATACTGATACTGATACTGATACTGATACTGATAATAAACCAGATGTAGAGAAAGCAAAAAAAGAATTAGAAAAGTATGGCAAATATAAAGCATTCCTGGAAGAGCAGAAAGATAGAGCTGGGAAAAAACAACATCAAAAAGCAACAGTAAAATCCTTGCTTGAATCCATAAAAGAAAAAGAAGCGAAAAGCAAAAAGGATGCTGCCATTCTTGAACGGTTAAAAAAATTTGAAAGAATAGTTCCCACAGTAAGAAAGCAATATGTCGATAATATCCTTACAGCAGTCTCAAGTGAAGTAGAGCGGCTTTATCAGACAATACATCCAGAAGAAGGATTGGGAGGTATACGCTTATACTTAAAGGCAAATGTACGAGGTTCGTTAGAATATGATTGTGTTTTTCAGGGTTCTACCGGTATACCACCGCAAGCATTTTATAGTGATGCACATCTTGACACTTTGGGAATTTGTACGTTTCTTGCATTGGCAAAATACTTCAATGATGACAACACAATTATTGTTCTTGATGATGTTGTAACATCCGCAGATGAAGCACATAGAGAACGCTTCCTGAATATACTGCATGATGAATCTGATAATTTTTCCCATATGGTTGTTACCACACATTATAGGCCGTGGCGGGATTTTTATCGTATCGGTGGTGGACCGGCTAACAAAGTACAATTTATTGATTTACAACTTTGGACTAAACAAGCAGGAATAAGACACTCAAAATCGAAGTTGTTAATTGATGAACTAAAAACATTAAAAGAGAATATTACCGTTGATAATCGACAGAATATTGCATCTAAAGCAGGAATTCTTTTGGAGGGTATTCTTGACCAACTTGCTCTGAGATACAGGTTATTAGTGCCACGACAACCATTACAGCAGTTTGGATTAGGGATTCTTTTTGATAGTTTATCAAAGCATAGAAAACACCTGAAAACTATACAACATAATGATGATGGAACAAAAATTGAGCTTGAAATAAAACCTCTTATCGAAAAACTTGAAAATATGTCTTTTATTAGAAATCAAGTAGGAAGTCATTGGAATATATCAGGTTCATTACTCTCAGATACCCAGGTGAAAGATTTTGCAGAGCATACAATTTTATTATGTGAAACTCTGACTTGCAGTATTTGTGGAAACTTGCCGAATAGAAATAAAAGCGGTAGTTACTGGCAATGTCAATGCGGAAAAATGCAATTATATCCGTTGGAAATGCCATAA